From Pseudomonas hefeiensis, one genomic window encodes:
- a CDS encoding DUF1328 domain-containing protein → MLSWAITFLIIAIIAAVLGFGGIAGTATGIAKILFVVFLVMFIASFFFGRRGRG, encoded by the coding sequence ATGTTGAGCTGGGCAATTACTTTCCTGATCATTGCCATCATCGCCGCAGTACTGGGCTTCGGTGGTATCGCAGGCACCGCCACGGGCATCGCCAAGATTCTCTTTGTCGTGTTCCTGGTGATGTTCATCGCTTCGTTCTTCTTTGGCCGTCGCGGCCGAGGCTGA
- a CDS encoding inhibitor of vertebrate lysozyme family protein has protein sequence MSVRYKGLAAALLLGGSAMAMAANDGQMRVNQLLKADPQYVETWQQVVKKEERLPEWVMNLSGDSQQMNAVEEDGDKYLVGPLCETQATCRSKRLFVAFSFDKDEAYALLVEVPAGLPADKSPTRHADYRFLGDPDEGMQELLMEQLKKDPNWY, from the coding sequence ATGAGTGTTAGATATAAGGGACTGGCCGCCGCCCTGTTGCTGGGCGGCAGCGCCATGGCCATGGCGGCCAACGACGGACAGATGCGGGTCAATCAATTGCTTAAGGCCGACCCGCAATATGTCGAGACTTGGCAGCAAGTGGTTAAAAAGGAAGAACGCCTGCCGGAATGGGTGATGAACCTGTCAGGCGATTCGCAACAGATGAATGCTGTTGAGGAAGATGGCGATAAATACCTGGTCGGTCCGTTGTGCGAAACCCAGGCGACGTGCCGCAGCAAGCGCTTGTTCGTCGCCTTCAGTTTCGACAAGGACGAGGCGTATGCATTGCTGGTTGAAGTCCCCGCGGGACTTCCGGCCGACAAGTCGCCGACGCGTCATGCCGATTACCGTTTCCTCGGCGATCCCGATGAAGGTATGCAAGAACTGTTAATGGAACAACTCAAAAAAGATCCGAACTGGTACTGA
- the gltP gene encoding glutamate/aspartate:proton symporter GltP — translation MKKARLSLAWQILIGLVLGIAIGALLNHFSAEKAWWISNVLQPAGDIFIRLIKMIVIPIVISSLIVGIAGVGDAKKLGRIGLKTILYFEIVTTIAIVVGLLLANFFQPGSGIDMSTLGTVDISKYQATAAEVQHEHAFIQTILNLIPSNIFAAVARGEMLPIIFFSVLFGLGLSSLQSDLREPLVKMFQGVSESMFKVTHMIMNYAPIGVFALIAVTVANFGFASLLPLAKLVILVYFAIAFFAFMVLGLIARLFGFSVIKLMRIFKDELVLAYSTASSETVLPRVIEKMEAYGAPKAICSFVVPTGYSFNLDGSTLYQSIAAIFIAQLYGIDLSISQQLLLVLTLMVTSKGIAGVPGVSFVVLLATLGSVGIPLEGLAFIAGVDRIMDMARTALNVIGNALAVLVISRWEGMYDDAKGQRYWNSLPHWRSKEPLPAGEVSSR, via the coding sequence ATGAAGAAGGCAAGACTAAGCCTCGCCTGGCAGATCCTCATCGGTCTGGTGCTCGGGATTGCAATTGGCGCGTTGCTCAACCATTTCAGTGCCGAGAAAGCCTGGTGGATCAGCAACGTACTGCAACCGGCAGGCGATATCTTTATTCGTCTGATCAAGATGATCGTGATCCCGATTGTGATTTCCTCGCTGATCGTCGGTATTGCCGGGGTTGGCGACGCCAAGAAACTCGGGCGTATCGGTCTCAAGACTATCCTCTACTTCGAAATCGTCACCACCATTGCCATCGTTGTTGGCCTGCTGTTGGCCAACTTCTTCCAGCCGGGCAGCGGCATTGACATGAGTACCTTGGGAACGGTGGACATTTCCAAGTACCAGGCCACGGCCGCCGAGGTGCAGCATGAACATGCGTTCATCCAGACCATCCTCAATCTGATTCCGTCGAACATCTTCGCGGCGGTTGCGCGTGGCGAGATGCTGCCGATCATTTTCTTCTCCGTATTGTTCGGCCTGGGGCTGTCCAGCCTGCAATCGGACCTGCGTGAACCCCTGGTGAAAATGTTCCAGGGCGTCTCGGAAAGCATGTTCAAGGTCACCCACATGATCATGAACTACGCTCCGATCGGCGTATTCGCGCTGATCGCGGTGACGGTCGCCAACTTCGGTTTCGCATCTTTGCTGCCATTGGCGAAGCTGGTGATCCTGGTTTACTTCGCCATCGCCTTCTTCGCCTTCATGGTGCTGGGTTTGATTGCCCGTCTGTTCGGCTTCTCCGTGATCAAACTGATGCGCATCTTCAAGGATGAGCTGGTGCTGGCCTACTCCACCGCCAGCTCCGAAACCGTGTTGCCACGCGTGATCGAGAAAATGGAAGCCTACGGCGCACCCAAGGCGATTTGCAGCTTCGTGGTGCCGACCGGTTATTCGTTCAACCTTGACGGTTCGACCCTTTACCAGAGCATCGCGGCGATTTTCATCGCTCAGTTGTACGGCATCGATTTGTCCATCAGCCAGCAATTGCTGTTGGTGCTGACCTTGATGGTGACCTCCAAAGGCATCGCCGGCGTACCGGGTGTCTCTTTCGTGGTGCTGTTGGCGACCCTGGGCAGTGTCGGTATTCCGCTGGAAGGTCTGGCGTTCATCGCCGGTGTCGACCGCATCATGGACATGGCCCGTACCGCGCTGAACGTGATCGGCAATGCCCTGGCCGTGCTGGTCATTTCCCGCTGGGAAGGCATGTACGACGATGCCAAGGGCCAACGCTACTGGAACTCCCTGCCCCACTGGCGCAGCAAAGAGCCGCTGCCGGCGGGGGAAGTTTCCAGCCGCTGA